The nucleotide window GAAGTTTTAACGGTTATCCGGGCTTTCGACGTCTTCGGCAACGGTGCCCAGACACCTTATGGTATTGACACACCTAAAATTAACGCCCAATTTGTTGGCATCAGTCCAGCGATGGCTTTCGACGTGAATAATCAACCGAAATTAGCCCGCCAAATCGAACGGCAGCTACGGCAAATCGAAGCGGAAATCCGCGATCAATTCCGCGATGAACTCATCAATCTGGGTGGCACTGATTTGACCCAAAACCTGCAGGTTACCCAACAATTGATCACCACTTTTAAGGAACGGTTGGAACAGGACCTCCTGGTTAAAAATCAGCTCGAGCTGGAAAGCCTGACGACCAGTGGCGAGTGGCTCACTTACTGGCAGGATGATGCGCCCTTAGTTAAGACCAAAGCGCAGCAACAACAGAACTTGCCGCAAGATTTCTAACAATTACTTAGTTAGATTGCTGCCTCCGGTTGCCGGGAATGGTGGCCGCTGTTGGGGCCGGAGAAAGCCAAAGAACGGTCTTTCTCCTCGGCTTGAAACCGGGCCCAACAGCGGCCGTTTCCAAGCTCGCCCTACAACATAAGCTGGCCAGCCAGCTTATGTTGTCGTCACTGCGACCACCATTCCCGTCAACCTACGGCTATATTTGCGTTTAAGTTAAATACGACGGAAATTCCATTATTGTTAGTTGTTGCGTCATCTCGACTAACTTTGAATTTTCAAACAAAAAGCGATCATCCGGCATTTCAGCTGGGTGGTCGTTTTCGTTTATCTATATTTTAGATACAGTCTAATTGTAGCGTCAGTGCTGAACGCACCCACGGCACAGTTCCCAGCGGCCATAGACGGTTAAACACAAAAAGCAGCCACCTAACTAATAAGTCAGGGGACTACCTCATTTACATACAGTTTAATTGTACTGTCAGTGCTGAGCGCACTCATCAGCAATCCAGTGAGCAACGCTCAGCCGGAGGACGCCAGGGACTGCGCTGTGTCGATGTTCTTAGCGGAATGATTCTTTCCGCTTAGAACATGGGCCGACCTGGGAAACTCGCGTATTGGGCGAGGTTCTCAGGCGCCTGGGGAGACCGCACTTCGGCTCTCCAGGGTCGCCCCACAGCGCAGTCTCTGGCGGCCGCAGGCGGCCAAGCTCCACCACAACTCAACAACCTACTTCAGTTCAACACTTTCACCAGCGACATCAATGGTCAGAGGATCACCACTAATCAGCTTGAAGTGTGGCCCGTCAGCGTGAACGCTGACTTCGACCAACCGGCCATGGAAGACCTGACGGAACGTGTAACTCGTCCAAGTCTTTGGCAAAAATGGAGCATAGTGCAGCTGGCCATTGCGAACTCGCATACCAGCAAACCCTTGAACCACAGCAATCCAACCACCGGTCATAGCTGTGATGTGCAGCCCATCCGTGGTGTCGTTGTTGTAATTATCCAAGTCCAACCGTGCCGTCCGTGAGTAAAGTTCCACAGCCTTATCCTTGTAACCCAGGTCGGAAGCCAAGACGGAGTGAATAGCTGGTGACAGACTGGATTCGTGAACCGTCAGTGGTTCATAGAAATCAAAGTTGGCCTTCTTTTGTTCTGGCGTGTAATCGTCGATGAAGTCCCAGATTCCTTGCAGCACATCCCCTTGCTTGATGTAAGGTGACCGCAGAATCTTATCCCATGACCAGTGTTGGTTGATTGGCCGTTGGTCGGCTGGAATTGAGCTGACCGGTTCGATATCCTTGTCCAGGAAACCGTCATGTTGGACGAAGATGTTCAAATCCTTGTCATAAGGCAGGTACATCCGGTCAACAATGTCTTGCCACTTAGCCTTTTCTTCATCAGAAATGGCCAACTTCTTGGCCGTTTCCTGGTCGACCTTACCCAAGATTTCCAACGTGTATTTCAACGTCCACTGTGCCAACATGTTTGTGTCCCAGTTGTTATCAACGTTGTTTTCGTACTCGTCAGCACCGGTAACCCCGTGGATCATGTATTTCTGATTCCGCTTGCTGAAGTGTACCCGGTCAGCCCAGAAGCGAGAAATTTCGCTGAGGACCTTGGCCCCTTCATGCAGAACGTAGCTGGTATCACCGGTGTAACGCGTGTAATTGTAAATGGCAAAGGCAATATCACCATTCCGGTGGATTTCTTCAAAGGTAATTTCCCATTCATTATGGCATTCGATCCCGTCAAACGTCACCATTGGGAAGAGTGCCCCGTTCAGGCCCTGTTCCTTGGCGTTGACGTAGGCTCCGTCAAGTTGTTTGTAGCGGTACATCAACAGATTGCGCGTCACTTCGGGGTTCGTAATCCCCAAGTAAACGGGAACGGCGAAGGCTTCGGTATCCCAGTAGGTGGCACCACCATACTTCTCGCCAGTGAACCCTTTTGGTCCAATATTCAAGCGAGAATCCTTGCCATAGT belongs to Levilactobacillus yonginensis and includes:
- a CDS encoding glycoside hydrolase family 65 protein encodes the protein MKRIFEVQPWNVITHTFDPKDKRLQESMTSLGNEYMGMRGDFEEGYSGDSLQGIYLGGVWYPDKTRVGWWKNGYPKYFGKVVNAVNFIKLPIEINGEAIDLAKDKISDFVLDLDMKQAVLNRSFVVERGDVRVAFKFERFLSVSQQELSVQRVSVKNLSADSVDVTIKPSIDADVKNEEANYDERFWDVLDADQRAESGSIIAKTTPNPFGTPQFTSGMEMRTVTDLNAVNVAQPNDKEVVTAFNGKLAPQAETTLEKRVIVVTSRDYDTQEKLTAAMHELSDKVAKESYAELLNAHTAIWADRWEKSDVVIKGDDESQQGIRFNLFQLFSTYYGKDSRLNIGPKGFTGEKYGGATYWDTEAFAVPVYLGITNPEVTRNLLMYRYKQLDGAYVNAKEQGLNGALFPMVTFDGIECHNEWEITFEEIHRNGDIAFAIYNYTRYTGDTSYVLHEGAKVLSEISRFWADRVHFSKRNQKYMIHGVTGADEYENNVDNNWDTNMLAQWTLKYTLEILGKVDQETAKKLAISDEEKAKWQDIVDRMYLPYDKDLNIFVQHDGFLDKDIEPVSSIPADQRPINQHWSWDKILRSPYIKQGDVLQGIWDFIDDYTPEQKKANFDFYEPLTVHESSLSPAIHSVLASDLGYKDKAVELYSRTARLDLDNYNNDTTDGLHITAMTGGWIAVVQGFAGMRVRNGQLHYAPFLPKTWTSYTFRQVFHGRLVEVSVHADGPHFKLISGDPLTIDVAGESVELK